A region of Spodoptera frugiperda isolate SF20-4 chromosome 26, AGI-APGP_CSIRO_Sfru_2.0, whole genome shotgun sequence DNA encodes the following proteins:
- the LOC118264018 gene encoding voltage-dependent T-type calcium channel subunit alpha-1G isoform X3 — protein sequence MSGDRERMPYYGYREGGPESDSEGGCSDSDGGDSDSEGGLSTESTVGQGLPFPGFTPVALRYLTQETRPRSWCLKLITNPWFERISMLVILLNCVTLGMYQPCVDDQCVTNRCKILQVFDDIIFAFFTLEMSIKMVAMGVYGHGTYLADSWNRLDFFIVMAGALEYALNVENINLSAIRTIRVLRPLRAINRIPSMRILVMLLLDTLPMLGNVLLLCFFVFFIFGIVGVQLWEGILRQRCEFVPPPNVIRPKDLSDWYRVRVRVNSISFYYEFSKELDYICTTPEDNGMHTCGNFPPYRYGALVCNETAKPFSYNRPTNTSCVNWNQYYTNCTQRGNNPFQGTISFDNIGLAWVAIFLVISLEGWTDIMYYVQDAHSFWDWIYFVLLIVIGSFFMINLCLVVIATQFSETKKREMERMRAERARFTSTSTLASSTNNSEPATCYAEIVKYVAHLWRRFKRRMAKKIRVYRYQRAQLRWRTSRETLQLPANKPKQHHPCCPRVHPQGNGGKSVSEEGSGGAGPEEPLSRPSLLRVPSLSAADLENASNLSLLSPPSLARRRSSVMFSDTVLLHTPTAPHGAHPHNVCSSEKMTQTDSLCQRDWLKSQSEFDLPTGDTAEDRAAAGGTMSCQELLALSGALSAALPTGQVALDSFFEELTKGISKRAGEEKVDTRIVEIEDFSCCADLIAAEAAAKETRKSRISNICSRFWNRISKALSILRKKIKFIADHKYFQQGILLAILINTLSMGIEYHNQPEELTVIVEISNIVFSAIFAVEMLLKIVAEGPFKYISNGFNVFDGIIVILSAFELAHSIGQEKDMAGNSGLSVLRTFRLLRILKLVRFMPNLRRQLFVMLRTMDNVAVFFSLLVLFIFIFSILGMYLFGGKFCKFVEDNGTERDCTCPEIISHHPKCECDRKHFNNILWATVTVFQVLTQEDWNVVLFNGMEKTSHWAALYFVALMTFGNYVLFNLLVAILVEGFSSERNERREREQRELAKSKLSSECFSDNNELHYDDSNSGSHSSESFSQNEIKNYWRSADDVRKAKDDVNGHKEKAMKSRRKTKSSAHHPTLCKDCAQSNKCNLQKESKMLASNAGITESSALPMITHTAATPQDSPSTTLEPGASFRDFNVALSLERSAMLSSLDSIDRTSCTSIPGLLKPPNSYTLTLHSAQAQLGAEKARLPPMTLAPPPLTLAPPPLRSASPAPTTPSTPRSMPSPLLPEKNLQITIAKDENCLNTNDKSSLLSSQKNVSVVSMANGDDKCRVQRGYSWRLSRSSLRKKPKQRTGSDSDAIILNNGRDHAVCNGSNIRKNELLLSSSMVIKNDTQSELPNNRTRTPLQGPRVLPQPIRRVSAHNTPLLPDVSWKAPEAGFSSDSTVRLDSVKAPPHRLSLTNDYLTGKLRVSDYDSLVTVTSVSEVKASNLGPSSPVVPVTPRPVRELPAPSIPTRINVQPLPLMKQINEEVAINNVCMLSSRFDRRRYRFKDLFRFMEPTGCLKEKEFYSLYIFSPENKMRRFCTWVVTRGWFDNIVLLFIALNCITLAMERPNIPPDSKERSFLSSANYVFTGVFAVEMFIKVVASGMFYGPDAYFTSGWNIMDGSLVIISIIDLLMSLVSESSPRIFGILRVFRLLRSLRPLRVINRAPGLKLVVQTLLSSLRPIGNIVLICCTFFIIFGILGVQLFKGAFFYCEGANIKNVKNKSDCLAIEGNVWVNRKYNFDDLGKALMSLFVLSSRDGWVNIMYTGLDAVGVDQQPIVNYSEWRLLYFIAFILLVGFFVLNMFVGVVVENFHRCREEQEKEERVRRAAKRALQMEKKRRKMHMRPYYADYSQTRLFVHNVVTSKYFDLAIAGVIGLNVVTMAIEYYRMPPALQYALKIFNYFFTAVFILEAIMKLVALGFKIYLKDKWNQLDVIIVILSIVGIVLEELETNIIPINPTIMRVMRVLRIARVLKLLKMAKGIRALLDTVMQALPQVGNLGLLFFLLFFIFAALGVELFGRLECSDEIPCQGLGEHAHFANFGMAFLTLFRVATGDNWNGIMKDTLREDCDSSVDCVRNCCVSTIIAPIFFVVFVLMAQFVLVNVVVAVLMKHLEESHKQMEDENDMDVELERELEREADDEEDRALCRALEQCMSPPRPLNKVPSLPANFTYSEPKQPAPSPARRRRTLHSHTALLPTALPPRRASLSPHAFGRRRQDSSSEPPAALYEEDARFIDADDADQLEPGSPPRRDSFAQNRRQRVDKRNSLRGEEARLLRPVLLAVPSTRQSLRLSGPKRRLSTESAATDASNTSRSQHQLTPESVDQPISEEEKIRIVIAERRKMDATRPEPDEVVELAERGS from the exons GTTTTCGACGATATAATATTTGCGTTTTTCACGTTGGAAATGTCAATCAAAATGGTGGCGATGGGCGTTTACGGTCACGGAACTTATTTAGCGGATTCGTGGAACAGGCTGGACTTTTTCATTGTTATGGCTGG CGCACTGGAATATGCTTTAAACGTGGAAAACATAAATCTATCAGCAATCAGGACGATTCGAGTTCTAAGACCATTACGAGCCATCAACAGGATACCAA GTATGCGTATCTTGGTGATGCTTCTACTGGACACATTGCCTATGTTAGGAAACGTTTTGCTGTTGTGTTTCTTCGTATTCTTCATATTCGGTATCGTGGGTGTACAACTGTGGGAAGGAATTCTAAGACAACGCTGCGAATTCGTCCCACCACCGAATGTAATACGACCCAA AGACCTGTCCGATTGGTACAGAGTGCGCGTCAGAGTGAACTC TATATCATTCTACTACGAGTTCTCAAAGGAATTGGACTACATTTGCACGACACCCGAAGACAATGGCATGCACACATGTGGCAACTTCCCTCCATATAGATACGGAGCTCTCGTGTGTAACGAGACTGCCAAGCCTTTCTCGTACAATCGACCCACAAATACGTCGTGTGTCAATTGGAATCAGTATTACACTAACTGTACTCAAAGAGGAAATAACCCCTTTCAGGGGACAATTTCGTTCGACAACATTGGTCTCGCCTGGGTCGCTATTTTCTTG GTGATTTCACTTGAAGGCTGGACAGACATTATGTATTATGTGCAAGACGCGCATAGTTTTTGGGATTGGATTTACTTCGTATTGCTGATTGTG ATCGGATCGTTTTTCATGATCAACCTCTGCCTAGTCGTAATAGCGACACAGTTCAGTGAGACGAAAAAACGCGAGATGGAACGAATGAGGGCCGAACGTGCCCGATTCACGTCAACATCAACGCTTGCGTCATCAACCAACAACAGTGAACCTGCTACATGCTACGCTGAAATTGTCAAATACGTTGCACATCTGTGGAGGCGATTTAAAAGAAGAATGGCGAAGAAGATCAG GGTGTATCGATATCAACGTGCGCAATTGCGATGGCGGACAAGCAGAGAAACTCTTCAGTTGCCTGCGAATAAACCAAAACAGCATCATCCTTGCTGCCCACGAGTGCATCCACAG GGTAACGGTGGTAAGAGCGTGAGTGAGGAAGGTAGCGGCGGCGCGGGGCCGGAGGAGCCGCTCAGTCGACCGAGCCTGTTGCGCGTACCTTCATTGTCTGCCGCCGACCTTGAG AATGCATCAAACCTGTCACTCCTGTCTCCGCCGTCCCTGGCTCGTCGAAGGTCATCAGTGATGTTCAGCGATACCGTGCTACTTCACACTCCGACTGCACCGCACGGAGCACATCCACACAACGTATGCTCTTCTGAGAAAATGACACAAACAG ATTCATTGTGTCAGCGTGACTGGCTTAAGAGCCAAAGTG AGTTCGACCTGCCGACAGGCGACACGGCGGAGGACCGCGCGGCCGCCGGCGGCACCATGTCCTGCCAGGAACTACTGGCGCTCTCTGGCGCACTGTCCGCCGCCCTGCCTACTGGACAAGTGGCCCTGGATTCCTTCTTCGAAGAACTCACTAAAGGCATCAGCAAGAGAGCCGGCGAAGAAAAAGTTGATACTAGG atCGTGGAAATAGAAGACTTCTCATGCTGCGCAGACCTGATCGCAGCCGAGGCAGCTGCTAAGGAAACTCGCAAGAGTCGCATCAGTaacatttgttctagattcTGGAACAGAATATCTAAAGCACTGTCTATACTTAGAAAGAAGATCAAATTCATTGCCGACCACAAGTACTTTCAACAGG GTATATTGTTGGCGATCCTCATCAATACGCTATCAATGGGCATTGAGTACCACAATCAGCCGGAGGAGCTCACAGTGATCGTAGAGATCAGTAACATTGTGTTCTCCGCAATATTCGCTGTGGAGATGCTTCTCAAGATTGTAGCTGAAGGTCCATTCAAGTATATATCCAACGGATTCAACGTATTCGATGGCATTATTGTCATACTCAG TGCATTTGAACTGGCACATAGCATTGGACAAGAAAAAGACATGGCTGGCAATTCAGGACTTTCTGTCCTCCGAACATTTCGGCTGTTGCGCATATTAAAGCTGGTCAGGTTCATGCCCAACCTGCGCCGGCAACTGTTCGTCATGCTGCGCACTATGGACAACGTCGCCGTCTTCTTCTCGCTACTCGTACTATTTATCTTCATATTCAG TATTCTGGGCATGTATCTATTCGGTGGTAAGTTTTGCAAGTTCGTCGAAGACAATGGCACCGAGCGGGATTGTACCTGCCCCGAGATCATCTCCCACCATCCCAAGTGTGAGTGCGACaggaaacattttaataacatccTATGGGCTACCGTCACCGTGTTCCAG GTTTTAACACAAGAAGACTGGAATGTTGTCTTATTTAATGGCATGGAAAAAACGAGTCATTGGGCCGCTTTATATTTTGTTGCCCTCATGACATTTGGGAACTATGTACTGTTTAACTTGTTAGTTGCTATACTCGTCGAGGGGTTCAGCTCAGAG CGAAATGAGAGAAGGGAACGTGAACAACGGGAGCTGGCAAAATCAAAATTGTCAAGCGAATGTTTCTCAGACAATAACGAATTGCACTACGACGACTCGAATTCGGGATCACATTCCAGTGAAAGCTTTTCGCAG aatgaaattaaaaattattggaGATCTGCGGATGATGTACGAAAGGCCAAGGATGATGTTAATGGGCATAAAGAAAAGGCAATGAAATCACGCCGTAAAACTAAATCTTCGGCCCATCATCCGACACTTTGCAAGGACTGCGCCCAGTCCAACAAGTGTAATCTACAAAAG GAGTCAAAAATGTTAGCAAGCAATGCTGGTATAACAGAATCATCAGCACTGCCGATGATAACACACACAGCAGCTACGCCACAAGATTCACCGTCTACTACTCTGGAGCCAGGCGCATCATTCAGAGATTTTAACGTTGCTTTAAGTCTAGAAAGATCTGCCATGCTATCTAGTTTGGACTCAATAGATCGCACTTCG TGCACCAGCATACCAGGGCTGCTGAAACCACCAAACAGTTACACATTGACCCTCCACTCAGCCCAAGCTCAACTTGGTGCAGAAAAGGCCCGTTTACCTCCAATGACATTAGCCCCTCCCCCTCTCACTCTCGCTCCACCTCCTCTAAGATCAGCGTCGCCTGCGCCGACAACACCAAGCACACCAAGGTCAATGCCATCGCCGCTATTACCAGAGAAAAACCTACAAATTACGATAGCAAAAGACGAAAACTGTTTGAATACCAATGATAAATCTAGTCTTCTGAGTTCACAAAA GAACGTAAGTGTAGTTAGTATGGCCAATGGCGACGACAAATGTAGGGTGCAACGAGGTTATAGCTGGCGGTTGTCGAGGTCGAGTCTAAGGAAGAAGCCTAAACAAAGAACAGGATCAGATTCCGACGCCATCATACTAAATAACGGCAGAGATCACGCAGTCTGCAACG GTTCGAACATCCGCAAGAATGAGCTACTGCTATCATCATCAATGGTGATAAAGAACGACACCCAGTCAGAGCTGCCTAACAACAGAACGCGAACACCGCTACAAGGACCGCGCGTTCTACCGCAGCCCATTCGACGAGTTTCTGCACATAATACACCTCTACTACCTGAT GTATCATGGAAAGCTCCGGAAGCGGGGTTCTCATCTGATTCGACAGTGCGGCTCGACTCAGTGAAGGCACCGCCTCACAGACTATCACTCACTAATGACTACTTGACAG GCAAGTTACGAGTGTCTGACTACGACTCATTGGTAACAGTGACATCGGTGTCAGAAGTGAAGGCGAGCAATTTGGGACCCTCATCACCCGTAGTACCGGTGACGCCTAGACCGGTGAGGGAACTACCAGCACCCTCAATACCAACAAGGATTAACGTCCAGCCACTGCCTCTCATGAAGCAGATCAATGAGGAA GTGGCCATAAACAACGTGTGTATGTTGTCATCAAGGTTCGACAGACGACGGTACAGATTCAAAGACCTTTTTCGCTTTATGGAGCCGACGGGCTGTCTCAAAGAAAAAGAATTTTACTCGCTGTACATTTTTTCGCCCGAAAACAA GATGCGTCGATTCTGTACATGGGTAGTGACAAGAGGTTGGTTCGACAACATAGTGCTGTTGTTCATTGCACTGAACTGCATCACTTTAGCAATGGAGCGACCCAACATTCCACCAGACTCCAAGGAGCGATCCTTCCTCTCTAGTGCCAACTACGTATTCACAGGAGTATTCGCCGTTGAAATGTTTATAAAG GTAGTGGCATCAGGAATGTTTTACGGCCCCGACGCGTATTTCACATCTGGTTGGAACATTATGGATGGATCTCTAGTCATTATATCCATTATTGACTTACTAATGTCTCTAGTATCAGAATCCAGTCCTCGAATATTTGGAATTCTCAGG GTATTTAGATTACTAAGATCGCTAAGGCCACTGCGAGTAATAAACAGAGCGCCAGGATTGAAGTTAGTCGTACAAACACTGCTGTCTTCATTGAGACCCATCGGAAACATTGTGCTAATTTGTTGCACATTCTTTATCATTTTTGGTATTTTGGGAGTGCAG CTTTTCAAAGGAGCATTTTTCTACTGTGAAGGTGCAAACATAAAGAATGTAAAAAACAAGTCCGATTGCTTGGCAATAGAAGGCAATGTTTGGGTGAACAGGAAATACAACTTCGACGATTTGGGCAAAGCGCTGATGTCATTGTTTGTACTGAGTTCTAGAGACGGATGGGTGAACATTATGTACACCGGGCTTGACGCGGTTGGGGTTGATCAACAG CCAATAGTAAACTACTCAGAATGGCGGCTCTTATACTTCATCGCATTCATACTGTTGGTCGGTTTCTTCGTGTTGAACATGTTCGTGGGAGTGGTAGTAGAGAACTTCCATAGATGCCGTGAGgaacaagaaaaagaagaaagggTTAGAAGAGCCGCCAAGAGAGCACTACAGATGGAGAAAAAACGAAGAA aGATGCACATGCGACCATATTATGCAGACTATTCACAAACACGTTTATTCGTCCACAACGTAGTAACATCTAAATATTTTGACCTGGCCATAGCCGGTGTCATCGGCTTAAATGTCGTTACAATGGCTATAGAATACTACAGGATGCCACCAGCTCTGCAATATGCgcttaaaatattcaattatttcttCACTGCTGTGTTTATCTTAGAAGCAATTATGAAACTTGTGGCTTTAGggttcaaaatatatttaaaagacaAATGGAATCAACTAGACGTAATCATCGTCATCTTATCCATAGTGGGTATAGTTTTAGAAGAATTAGAAACTAATATAATTCCAATAAATCCGACTATCATGAGAGTAATGAGGGTGTTGAGGATAGCCAGGGTACTTAAGTTACTGAAGATGGCGAAGGGAATAAGAGCATTGTTGGACACTGTGATGCAGGCTTTACCGCAAGTTGGTAACTTGGGGCTTCTGTTCTTTCTTCTATTCTTCATATTCGCTGCGCTTGGAGTGGAGCTCTTCGGAAGATTGGAATGTTCTGATGAAATTCCTTGTCAAG GTCTGGGAGAACATGCCCACTTCGCTAACTTTGGCATGGCATTCCTAACATTGTTCCGTGTGGCAACTGGAGACAACTGGAATGGTATCATGAAAGACACTCTACGAGAAGATTGCGACAGCTCAGTCGACTGCGTCAGGAACTGCTGTGTGTCTACTATCATTGCGCCCATCTTCTTCGTGGTTTTCGTGCTAATGGCACAGTTCGTACTCGTCAATGTGGTTGTCGCT GTACTGATGAAACACCTAGAAGAATCCCATAAGCAAATGGAAGATGAAAATGATATGGACGTAGAACTCGAGCGTGAGTTAGAACGGGAGGCAGATGATGAGGAAGACAGAGCTCTGTGTCGGGCTCTAGAACAGTGTATGAGCCCTCCGCGGCCGCTGAACAAGGTACCATCCCTCCCAGCAAACTTCACGTACAGCGAGCCCAAGCAACCAGCACCGTCCCCCGCACGCCGCCGGCGCACGCTGCACTCGCACACCGCTTTGTTACCGACGGCACTACCACCGAGACGGGCTTCCTTATCCCCTCACGCCTTCGGGCGACGCCGACAGGACTCGAGCTCCGAGCCGCCCGCTGCCCTCTACGAGGAAGACGCACGATTCATCGACGCAGACGATGCCGACCAGCTTGAACCTGGCAGCCCACCTCGGCGGGACTCCTTTGCCCAGAACAGGAGGCAGCGGGTAGACAAAAGAAACTCACTGCGTGGTGAAGAAGCTCGATTACTACGGCCAGTGCTACTTGCCGTACCATCTACAAGGCAGAGTCTAAGACTGAGCGGCCCCAAAAGGAGATTATCTACTGAGTCGGCCGCAACGGATGCCAGCAATACGTCACGCTCCCAACATCAACTTACGCCAGAGTCGGTTGACCAACCAATAAGTGAGGAGGAGAAGATAAGAATAGTTATAGCCGAAAGGCGAAAGATGGACGCGACGAGGCCAGAACCGGATGAAGTCGTGGAACTAGCAGAGCGAGGCTCCTAG